A window of Agelaius phoeniceus isolate bAgePho1 chromosome 9, bAgePho1.hap1, whole genome shotgun sequence genomic DNA:
ttctctcctgtgaCAGAAGATACATTCTGATGATTACTAGTACACCATGTGTGATCCTTGCCACTGATGTGGATATGGTTTTGTTGGTCACTCCTAATCTCTCAGGATCCTGCTGTTTTCCCATGTGCCAATGAAGACAATGTCTGCAAGTGGATAATTAGGCTTACCTGAGTGGTTGAGTGACATTTAGTTAATGCTGCTAAAGTAATTTGTGATTGCTTAATGTGAGCGCTGTTAAGAGCAGCAGTTTACCTTTGGGACAGGGATTCGCCATTTGCCCTTGTTAATGCACACGGAATGTACAGAAATGCACAACAAGGTCAAAGTCGATTGTGTCCGCTATGAAAGCTCATGATTGCAAGTAGCTCTATTTATCTTGTTGCCTTGTAATGTATTCCCGTCTGTAGAGCCCAGTGCCCACCACACTCTgagacattttttcccctttgagaAGTGTAAGAAAAAGTAAAGTAGTAGAAGAATGATACAACGTTGCAATTTCTGTATATACTCAAATCTGGAAATGCAGAATTCCAAGTTATTTCacttctgaaatgaaataaGTTTAACAAGTTTTTCTGACTTCAGTTGGCCACAATCACATTGAGGACCGCTAGCCCAAACACCCTACTAAAATTCACCTCAGGAGGTAGCTCTACAACTGGATTTGAAACATGCATGTTGAACACACTGAGATTTTAGCATAGGTTGTAACTGTACAATGTTTCTTTGCTGAAGTGATATTAGCTTTGCTGATCCAGTTAAACTCCAGTTAATAAACCTACCTGCTTAAGATCAGCATAAAGTCTGACTTCTGCAGGATATTTTACATattgtgccctcagctgcttaTATAGCACTTCAGAAAACATTGTACCTTTAAACCCAAAGGGTCTTGGCCTTGGCCTTGTATATCAGCAATGGCTGATAGCCAGACAAATATTTAATAATCAGTTTGTTGACAACTTCAAAGTCCTCCAGGATGAAAGTCATCATGTTAAGTCAGCTGTCCTTActttattttatgatatatttaACTTGTTTAAAGATGCTGAACATCAGATTTCTGATACAGGCAtacagagaaatatttcttaTAAAATACAGCATTAATTCTAGATTGATCTTTGATTTCCAAGTAGCTGCTCAGAAACTGCACATAAATGGTTCCACAGAAACAAGTGACAATATATGGTACTGCCCTGGGTTATTTTAGCTCTGGCACAAGTCCTGATGCTGGCATGGGTTTGCTCAGTAACAGAAACATCCATTGTTTATTAACTTCACTGAGTACTGGGTTGGGCCCTAAATGCAAATACTCTCTCCATTCCTATCTCATGAAGAGCCCATGAAACCTCATTCTCAGGTGTTGTTCCTATTTGTTTTATTGATGTTGGCACAATCGAGAAAATTCAATCTCTACTTGATCAACTTTCACTGTTTGGAGTCTGTAACTTGTATTTAAGCTGATATTAGTGATCAGCTGTTCCATTAACAAAGAAacctgttttcatttttatttctgttagcTGAATGTTTTCAAAGTTCATCTTCTCCTTACAACACATACACACTGTTGTTatctatatattttttctttatattctCTACCATTTCTTTCCCCCTACAAGACAGAATGTGATTGAAAGAAACATTCAAGAGTAGTTTGGAACATGTATATTCACAGGCATTAAAAGGAGGTCTTGAAACTGCACATAAAAGGCTGTCTAAAATCAAATGTTGCTGTTAAGAGAACACCATGTCAGTGATGCTTGTGTTAAATCTTTGCCTGTACTACCTGTCAGGCTCAATTCTACAACTCCCTGTTTCTGCACATGGTTCTAATTAAGTAAAAGAGTTAATTTCCAAGTGTAGTTACAAGGCTTAACCGGAAAGGCAAGGGTCGGTTTCGCACTCTCCTGGCCAAGGCAGGAGTTCAGCGAAGCGCTGCACATCGCTGTGGCTTCTGCCTGAGCACGGCCAGGCTCCGACCAGGGCCCCGTGCTGCTGGCTGTCCCCACCCGCAGGGCACAGGGCCACCTGCCGGCTGCCACGCTCCTGCCTGCAAGTGCAGGCACATCAGGAAGCAGGCGACAATCTGTAAAACTAAGTTTTGTAAATGCAGATTATTTCCCCAATGTCACCTAGctcatttttttggctttgctgTTTCATAGCTAGAAGGATGGCCACTTTAGCTGTAATCAGTGAGCAATCAGCAGGGTTTTTAGTATCCCCTGTTCCACTCCTGTAGGGATTATTGTAATTTCTAGATATTTCAACAAGTTTGCAACCTGATGATGGTGAAACAACCCTTGTTTTGGCATAACACTGGGCACTAGGTCTGTTGAGTGCAGATGACTGCATGCTTTCTCTATCTTCAGAGTGAAACACCCATCTGCACAGTTTTCAGAAATAGTGAAGTCTGCTGTCATTCAGAATATCCATAGATTTGTCAAAATTTCAACTGCAAATCAAGTTGTCTTATAAACAGccaaaatcagaatattttttaatgtgaaaattCCATTCTAGTTAAAATTACAccaaaaaaggtaaaaaacaaTTGTTCAATTTTAAGGCTGCTTAGGATCATGAGCCTGTCTTGTCCTTTGTATGGTAAAGGATGTAGCATTTATAAAATCCGTATGTTGCACAATTATAAATTAATACAAAGCAATAAGGAGAGTcgaattttctttttaattgtttttctgtGCAGTAGGTTCTTTCTTTAATGGATAGtccttttgctttcttctgtgCTCATCTTGTCTATTTTAAGGCAATGAAATTTACCAATGCTAATTATATAAAGTTGGACAGCATATGTTAATGAGCACTGTATTCCCCAGCCCTTCAGAACAGTCAGCCTCAAATAACACTTACATATTGCCTATGTAGAGATTAGGCCACTCTTCACCCACGTGATTTAATTCCACCTTGCAGCTGTCCAAAATATCTGGCAGTTCCTGGGCAGAGGGAGTGCCAGGCTCAGAGCACTTCTGGGCTGACAGGGTCTGTCTTCAGGTGCTGACCCCTTTGGAGGCCTCATGCAGAGTCAGGCAGAGGAGGGAGGGCCTGCTGGCAGccgctgctgtggaatgcacaGGGAGGGTTTTGCTGAAGCAGGCTCTTTCTGCAGCTTGATGTTCCCAAGCAGGTGGCTGACTCTAAATACAGCTCGCGCCTTGACGCCTCCCTGGATTAGCTCAGCAGTATCTCCCTGATGCAATGGGGAACAGCCAGAAAAATGAACCTTCTGCTTTAAGTGAATCTTATGCAAAAAAATGCTACTCCCATCCTGACATAAGCTATGGTGCTGttcctgccagcacagagctttccctgtgAAAGAAATGTCAGTGCAACCGAGACGCAGTCCCAAGTGCCTCATGTGACCCAGTTCTAATAATAAGCTACCAGGAAagaggggacagcacagctTGAGGGCGAGTTCAAAATAAACACCATGAGAACACTGGTCCTGGGCCTTACCCAAGGTTCACCAAGCCCACTGTCTTGTGCTTGACTGTGGCTGAAAGTGAATGCCTACAGAATGTAAGAACACACAAGCATGAATTATATCTGTGtatataataataacaacactctcccagcttccagctgcagtttATGAGCTTGCTGATCTGGATGGAGTTTCTAAGTATTTGGTAACCCTGAATGGATTTCTGTCCCTTAAACATTTCCACTTGAATGTCTATAGGCTTTTACTCTCTGCAGCACCCTGTGGCAAGTGTTACACAGCTCATGTAAACCCCTCCCTTTCTTTCAGACCTGATTTCTACTGACTTCATCTGATGCCCTCGGTTCTTgtactggaaaataaaatgaaaagacGTTTTCACTGGAACTCTACATGGGTCCCTTCAGGTGACACTGGTTTTGTGATTGCTGTAAGCAGATTTAAGTCTGCCAGAGCTGTAGTGGGGACAGTTCCTTTCACTTGCACCTTCTCCCAGGTTGTGTAGACCCTCTTGACAAATGTGTATTTTCTGAATGAAGTGCCACTGGGAAGGCagtatttttccttcattttggtTCCTTAATATAACTTGCCAAACTAACATTCAAAATACAAGTTTTTCTGCTGATAGTGGAAAGCAGTGAAGTACTAATGTCACGTCACATCATGACGTGAATTATGGATAGTGTAATTGACAGATGAGGAGGTCCTTTTCCTCTTAGCACATTGCAGCAGACAATGCTTTCTGTTTTAAGAAGTTACAGGACTATTCTTCTGCTTTTGCTTATGTTGACTGGAAGCTTTTCCCCAGCACAAATGTGCACTCAAAGTAAATCTGTATATAAAGACACAATACAGGCAGGCAGGAAATATAAGCAACACTGACGCCACAGATGAAAAGCACTTCTGTGATTTGACAATGCCCTTGAAAAAAGTTTCTACCTAATTCATTCCTTCCACTGAGGTAAGTAAGTCATGCTTACAAGATCACTACCATGCCATTGGTGGCACGGATGCCCGAAAGACTCAGCTTCACTCTGtgctcttcccttccctgcccctggtGAAACAATACTCTCCCAGGATGAGCAGTATCTTCAAGAGCAGGTACTAATTTACAACAGAAGCAGCTTTCACAGCTGTGGCTTTGTAGGACAGATGCTCAGAGGCATGCAAAACATTATCCTGATGGGAGGATTCCATTAATCTTGCTCACATGTGTCTAATTTTGTCCAGCCTAAAGCCATTAAGATGCATTATTTCACTCACAtgaatttcagatttttcaatGCTGTGTGTTCAAAAGGTTTCCAGACTAAAACCTACTGTAATGTGAATGAAGTATAAATTACAATGAAATATTAACTCCTATAAATACCTATTAATTTTTATGGTGAACTTCAAAGCAAACAAAGCTCCTCctccactgctctgctgctttgtgAGGTATAAAGATTGTCCTAGCACTGTTGGGTTTTAAATGTGATTTCCTATTTGATCTTTTTCTGATCAGTGGAGCTCTTTTGCAACATTTAGGAAAATCTCAATAGTCAAACTGATGTCTGAAAGGATCTTAAATGTGCTTATTTTGCAAAGCACTTGTGTACAGTGAAATAGGGAGGGATTTCTACATTCCCCTAAATGCTAGGCAGAATCAGCATTCATGTCATAACCTCTGAAAGAATAAGGAAATGTGGTCTGGAAAGGAAGAGGTTCAGCTCCCAAGTCACCATTATATTAGTCTTCTAATAACCTTGCAAGTCTCTTACAGCAGAGAATAAAATGATCAGAACTGATGCTTCAAATGCAAACAAGCAAGCAGAAATGTATTTACTTAATCTGTTAGGGAATCTTTTAAGGTCAACTAATCAATAAATCCAACCAGCAGCAAAGGGCAAAACCAAATTTGATTATCACTTCATGGTTCACCACAAGGTAACAAGCTAATTTTAAGGCAGAGTGGTAGAATGAATTTCAAATGCTGTTGCTGTATTAAAAATCACATTGGTTTAAGTACTGATTAACTGGTGACACGAAAACTGACATCCTTAAAACATCTTAAAACTAATTTGTATCAATTAGGCCAAGCCACTGATGTAAGCTTAATGTCTACCTGATATTAAACCACAGGTGATCCAAAGCCACTGACACAGAACTGATTTGGGATAATTTGGAGTGTAAGAGAACTGAGGAGTCCAACTTACAAAATGCTTTGAAGACATGACATAGTCTTTTTAACATCCTCAATATACTACATGATATACATTATCTTTTTCAAAACACATTTAACAAGAAAATACTTGTGGGGCTTGCTGACCCAGGCTGCAGAAGTATCACAAACATTTATTCTGATGGTGTGGGTCTTGTGGCTGACACACCATAATATTTAGCAGACCAGAAATAGAGGAACGTTTCGGTAGGAGTGCCTGGGCCCTTAATAAACTGTCCTTGTCACATCATCAGGCCTGAAACTGAAACACTAAACTTTTCTTAGGAGAACATGCATGTGAGAACTGTAACCAAACTGAGAAAGATTATTATGTTACACTCCCAAGTAACGGGGCCTCAAACATCCTTTACAGCTAGATGCAAATATTGAACTTGGCTCTGGCATGAGCAGAAACCAGGGACAAACTTGGTCTGTCTTAACCACTTCAGTGGGTTCATCCAGTAGCACCACTCAAGGCACAGCAGTTCCACCCTGTGCAGTGGTTATGGTGCTGCTGttggctgtgctggttttggagGAACTGAGCGAACAGAATTAATCCATCTATCGTTCTCTTGGCCTTTTATGTCTGTGCATAATTCTCTTCATTTTTGTAATGTGCACTGATCATGGGAAGTTGTATGTGCACAGTTGCTCTGAAGGGTGAAACTCAGTCAAGTGAATGCAGATGGGCTTGCCTGTTCAGCAGTCCTTCCTTTGTTCCAGTCCTTCCTTTGCCGTAGCTGAGCATCCAGGTTTCGCAGGTGCTTCAGAAAACCACGATTGGGTGAAATCCATCGATGCTCCTTCACTGTCTTGATGGCTTCAACTAGTGGGAGGTGGTGATTTATCATAAGATATGCTAGGACTAGAGAAGCTGATCTGCTTACTCCAACTGCACAATGTACCAATATTTTggctagtaaaaaaaaaaaaaaaaagaaaatacaaccATCAAGAGAAGCAGTACAGTGGATGAAgtttaatttaaatgtttttctcttctgatAAATTACGTGAACTTCTAATTATGTATGAGAAACACCATGAGACCCCAAACTGATCTCAGAAATACTggtaaatgaaagaaaacccTCTTAGAGTAATGAAGCTGTTCTGTTTTGACCATGAGGAAAAGAAGACCCCTTAGTTTTAGCAGGCTGGCTAAAGGAAGGAAGAATGCTAAAATCTGCTTCTTGGAGGCCCAGCCTTGCAGGCTCTGTTCACACAAGAAACTCATCTGCAACATATGAACCTCTTTATACAGGTGATTGAAGAAATCAGGACATTAGTCTTTTTATTCATTTGTTCTTGCAATAAGATGGTCTCAAAAGAGGGTGTCCATTTCCAATGCATGTTTTTGCTTCTCCCCTTTTGAATGAGCTTTACCttccaaataattttctctctcctcctcaGGCTCTCTCCTGCACAGTTCATCTGTTTTGTCACATCAGCTCTTTGGGACCTAGTCAGAgctatacacacatacacagcaCTCCCTTCTCCTGCCACCCACCGTACAGGTGACCAGCACCTGGCAGGACACCATGTAGTGACTTGTCCACCGCTGAGCTTTGTGGAGCTGACCTGTTACATGAGGTTGCTGACTCGCATCAAAATGTGACCAACAATAATTTCATACCTCCTGGTGTGTTCAAGGCATTGTGGATAAATTGtgcagcagagaaaaagaaCTGGCTGATATCAAAGCTTGGCAGGTCATGGGCTGGTACACCATAATAATCAATGGTTGCTCCATAAAAGTCCTGGCCTCCGTGGCTGTATGATGTGCCATGGGCAGCATTTAAAACATGGGTCACACCCATCTTCCACAAAACAAATCTATTGTTTGCTGTTACTCTAAGGAAAAGACAAAGACAAATCAAGATGGGTGCAGTGATATTCACAGAGCAGAAGCACTGAGATTTCATCTCCCAAACCACTGCTGGAGCACCAGCCTATGCATCGATTCTAAGGGCTAATGGAGAAGGGAATACCAGCTTAGTCATAATTTTATCTCGGAAATCGTGCTGTCTGCAGCGTAAACGACAGCAATTAACAAAACTATGAGCTGTCTAAAGCCGCACCCATGAGGCATACTAACAGAAGGTATGACAGAGGTGTGTCCATAAACCCGTACTTACAGGTCCCCTAGGAAGAGATTAGGCCATACTTCATCAACGTGATTGCAAGAGGGCCGCCCAGTGTTCAGGAGCTGCTCGATTTCCTTGAGGGAAGGGACATCCTCCGGGCATGTCCCAGCGCCTTCAGGGTCCTGGCTGTCCGGcgcccctgccccagccatgctgcgATCCAGGGCGAGACGCCGCTCCCTCCCGCCGGCCGGAGGAAGGGCACAGgggcgctgccagccccgctCGGTGCCGGGGGGGCTGCGAGACGGGCTGGGGCAGGTGCCGGGCAGCCAGGCatgcctgtcccagggctggccGCTCGCCTCTGCCCTGCCCCGACCGCCACAGCCGCTCCAAACACATGCAGGTACCAAACTGGGCATTGCTGGGTCCAGTCTGCCTCTCGGGGCTCGTCTCCAGAGCCGCACTGTTCTGCACACAGCAGCCTCGCACCGTGTGGCACAGCCCGTGCCCGCAGGACACGCACTAACACTGTGtgactgtccccagccccgtcTCCACACAGCCGTGGCAGTCAGCGAGATCTGGGCATTCGCCACTAGCAATTAAAACCTGATACAGGAAAAATAGCAACCTGTCCCAGTAACAATTGACCGTCATTTAGTCTGAGGTGAAAGGGTCAGAAATACATCAGCGGGTATTTCACCAGGAGGTTAAATACCaagtggatgatgatgatgcctTGCCTGTCACTGATAATCTAGGGAAATTTATTTCTTGAAGCTACTATTTTTCACAAAGTGAAATGATCTGACATAACCGtactttatatttttaatattttctattgCAGTCCTTCATTGGGTTAATACAGTACACCTGCCATACATTGCATGATACCTCCCTCTTCTGttgaaaagagaacaaaagccAGGAGTGTAATGGTTGTCAGGTGAAACTTGTAAGCCACTGAGTTAGTTTACATAGGAAA
This region includes:
- the DUSP13A gene encoding dual specificity protein phosphatase 13A is translated as MPSLVPACVWSGCGGRGRAEASGQPWDRHAWLPGTCPSPSRSPPGTERGWQRPCALPPAGGRERRLALDRSMAGAGAPDSQDPEGAGTCPEDVPSLKEIEQLLNTGRPSCNHVDEVWPNLFLGDLVTANNRFVLWKMGVTHVLNAAHGTSYSHGGQDFYGATIDYYGVPAHDLPSFDISQFFFSAAQFIHNALNTPGAKILVHCAVGVSRSASLVLAYLMINHHLPLVEAIKTVKEHRWISPNRGFLKHLRNLDAQLRQRKDWNKGRTAEQASPSAFT